One Sodalis praecaptivus DNA segment encodes these proteins:
- the potH gene encoding putrescine ABC transporter permease PotH: MSNANPKSPIGGARRVVIPGLLTRLQMAHGRKAVILLPYLWLLLLFMLPFLIVFKISLAEMARAIPPYTDLVAWLDGTLTVSLNLANFMQLLDDPLYIEAYLQSLQVAAVSTFFCLLLGYPMAWAVAHSRASTRNILLLLVILPSWTSFLIRVYAWMGILKNNGVLNNVLMWLGVIDQPLVILHTNLAVYIGVVYAYLPFMILPIYTALTRLDYSLVEASLDLGARPLKTFFQVIVPLTKGGIIAGSMLVFIPAVGEYVIPELLGGPDSIMIGRILWQEFFNNRDWPVASAVAVVMLVLLIAPIMWFHKHQNKAMGDQR, encoded by the coding sequence ATGTCCAACGCCAACCCTAAATCGCCGATCGGCGGCGCGCGGCGCGTGGTGATCCCGGGCCTGCTGACGCGCTTGCAGATGGCCCACGGCCGCAAGGCGGTGATTCTTCTGCCGTACCTGTGGCTGCTGCTGCTGTTTATGTTGCCGTTTTTGATTGTCTTTAAAATCAGTCTGGCCGAAATGGCGCGCGCCATTCCGCCCTATACCGATCTGGTTGCGTGGCTGGACGGTACGCTGACCGTTTCGCTCAACCTCGCCAATTTCATGCAGCTGCTGGACGATCCGCTCTACATCGAAGCCTATCTGCAATCCCTGCAGGTCGCGGCGGTGTCGACCTTCTTTTGCCTGCTGCTGGGCTATCCCATGGCCTGGGCGGTGGCGCACAGCCGGGCATCGACGCGTAATATTTTGCTGCTGCTGGTGATTTTACCCTCCTGGACCTCGTTTCTGATTCGGGTCTATGCCTGGATGGGCATTTTAAAGAATAACGGCGTGCTGAATAATGTGTTGATGTGGCTTGGGGTTATCGACCAACCGCTGGTCATTTTGCACACCAATCTCGCGGTGTATATTGGCGTGGTATACGCCTATTTACCCTTTATGATCCTGCCTATCTATACCGCGCTGACCCGCCTGGATTATTCGCTGGTGGAAGCTTCGCTGGATCTGGGCGCGCGGCCGCTGAAAACGTTCTTCCAGGTTATTGTGCCGCTCACCAAAGGCGGCATTATCGCCGGTTCGATGCTGGTCTTCATTCCGGCGGTGGGGGAGTATGTGATCCCCGAGCTGCTCGGCGGGCCCGACAGTATTATGATCGGACGGATCTTGTGGCAGGAGTTTTTCAATAACCGCGATTGGCCAGTGGCTTCGGCGGTGGCGGTGGTGATGCTGGTGCTGCTGATAGCGCCCATCATGTGGTTCCATAAACATCAGAACAAAGCCATGGGGGATCAGCGATGA
- the potF gene encoding spermidine/putrescine ABC transporter substrate-binding protein PotF: MFTQRQTWLTGAIAGLLMAVSASAFAEQKTLHVYNWSDYIGPNTVPDFEKKTGIKVVYDVFDSNEVLEGKLMAGSTGFDIVVPSASFLERQLSAGVFQPLDKSKLPNYKNLDPELLKLISRHDPDNKYAVPYMWATTGIGYNVDKVKAVLGKDAPVNSWDLVLKPENLEKLKSCGVSFLDAPSEIYATVLNYLGKDPNSDNAADYTGPATDLLLKLRPSIRYFHSSQYINDLANGDICVAIGWAGDVMQAANRAKEAKNGVNIAYSIPKEGALAFFDVLAIPADAKNLDEAYQFINYLLEPQVIADASNQIFYANGNKAATALVNPEVRDNPGIYPPAEVRAKLFTLKVQPPKIDRVITRSWTKVKSGK, from the coding sequence ATGTTCACCCAACGTCAAACATGGCTTACCGGTGCGATTGCCGGCTTACTGATGGCCGTTTCCGCCTCTGCGTTCGCGGAGCAGAAAACGCTGCACGTGTATAATTGGTCGGACTATATCGGGCCGAATACGGTGCCTGATTTTGAAAAGAAAACCGGCATCAAGGTGGTCTATGACGTTTTCGATTCCAATGAGGTGCTGGAAGGGAAACTGATGGCCGGCAGCACCGGCTTCGATATCGTTGTGCCCTCCGCCAGTTTCCTGGAGCGCCAGCTGTCGGCCGGGGTATTCCAACCGCTGGATAAGAGCAAACTGCCCAATTACAAAAACCTCGACCCAGAGTTGCTCAAGCTTATCAGCCGCCACGATCCCGATAATAAATATGCCGTTCCCTACATGTGGGCTACCACCGGCATCGGCTATAACGTCGATAAGGTGAAGGCGGTGCTGGGCAAAGATGCGCCGGTTAACAGCTGGGATCTGGTGCTCAAGCCGGAGAACCTGGAGAAACTGAAAAGTTGCGGCGTCTCGTTCCTCGACGCTCCTTCCGAGATTTACGCAACGGTGCTCAACTACTTGGGTAAAGACCCCAACAGCGACAACGCTGCCGACTACACCGGGCCGGCCACCGATTTGCTGCTGAAACTGCGGCCGAGCATTCGCTACTTCCACTCTTCGCAGTACATTAACGATCTGGCCAACGGTGATATTTGCGTCGCCATCGGTTGGGCTGGTGATGTGATGCAGGCCGCCAACCGGGCCAAGGAAGCGAAAAACGGCGTTAATATCGCCTATTCGATTCCGAAAGAGGGGGCGCTGGCGTTCTTTGACGTGCTGGCTATTCCGGCGGACGCCAAAAACCTCGATGAAGCCTACCAGTTCATCAACTATCTGCTGGAGCCGCAGGTCATTGCCGACGCCAGCAATCAAATTTTTTACGCAAACGGCAATAAAGCGGCCACGGCGCTGGTAAACCCGGAAGTGCGTGACAACCCAGGTATTTACCCGCCGGCGGAGGTGCGCGCCAAACTGTTTACCCTGAAAGTGCAGCCGCCGAAAATCGACCGCGTGATTACCCGCTCCTGGACGAAAGTAAAAAGCGGCAAATAA
- a CDS encoding GrxA family glutaredoxin yields MFAVIFGRPGCPYCVRAKSLAEKLTAERDDFTYRYVDIHAEGISKADLSKTVGKPVETVPQIFVDQIHIGGCTDFEAYAKENLSLYPS; encoded by the coding sequence ATGTTTGCAGTCATTTTCGGTCGTCCGGGTTGTCCTTATTGTGTTCGCGCTAAATCGTTGGCTGAAAAACTGACCGCGGAACGGGATGACTTCACCTACCGTTATGTTGATATCCACGCCGAAGGCATCTCCAAGGCCGATCTGTCCAAAACCGTTGGAAAACCGGTGGAAACGGTGCCGCAGATTTTTGTCGATCAAATTCATATTGGCGGCTGCACCGATTTTGAAGCCTATGCCAAGGAAAATCTGAGCCTGTACCCGTCCTGA
- the rimK gene encoding 30S ribosomal protein S6--L-glutamate ligase, whose product MKLAILSRDGTLFSCRRLREAAQARGHKVDIIDPLSCYMNINSAAPSIHYRGRRLKFYDAVIPRIGPLTTFYGTAVLRQFEMLGSYALNESAAITRARDKLHSLQLLARQGIDLPITGFADSPDDTGDLITMVGGAPLVVKLVEGTQGIGVVLAETRQAAESLIDAFRGLKAQFLVQEFIAEADGRDVRCLVIGDTVVAAIERQAKAGDFRSNLHRGGSARPVIISEAERAMAIRAAATLGLNVAGVDILRAKRGPLIMEVNASPGLEGIETASDLDIATLMIAFIEARLAARPCR is encoded by the coding sequence GTGAAACTAGCCATTCTCTCCCGCGATGGGACCCTGTTCTCCTGCCGCCGGCTGCGCGAAGCCGCTCAGGCCAGAGGCCATAAGGTCGACATTATCGATCCGCTTTCCTGTTATATGAATATCAATAGCGCGGCCCCTTCGATTCACTATCGCGGCCGGCGGCTTAAGTTTTACGATGCCGTCATTCCGCGTATCGGTCCCTTGACGACCTTTTACGGTACCGCCGTGCTGCGCCAGTTCGAGATGCTGGGCAGCTATGCCCTGAACGAGTCCGCCGCCATTACCCGCGCGCGCGACAAACTGCACTCGCTACAGCTTCTGGCGCGCCAGGGGATTGACCTGCCTATCACCGGTTTTGCCGACTCGCCGGACGATACCGGCGATCTGATAACGATGGTGGGGGGCGCGCCGCTGGTGGTCAAACTGGTGGAGGGGACGCAGGGGATAGGCGTGGTGCTGGCGGAGACCCGACAGGCGGCGGAAAGCCTCATCGACGCGTTTCGCGGCCTGAAAGCGCAGTTTCTGGTGCAGGAGTTTATCGCCGAAGCCGATGGGCGCGATGTCCGCTGTCTGGTGATAGGCGATACAGTCGTGGCGGCGATTGAGCGCCAGGCCAAAGCGGGCGATTTTCGTTCCAATTTGCATCGCGGCGGCAGCGCGCGGCCGGTAATCATCAGCGAGGCGGAGCGGGCGATGGCGATTCGCGCGGCGGCAACGCTGGGCCTGAACGTGGCCGGCGTGGATATCCTGCGCGCAAAGCGGGGGCCGTTGATCATGGAGGTGAATGCGTCACCGGGGCTGGAAGGCATAGAAACCGCGAGCGATCTCGATATCGCCACGCTGATGATCGCCTTTATTGAAGCCCGTCTCGCCGCTCGACCCTGCCGGTAA
- a CDS encoding HAAAP family serine/threonine permease, producing the protein MDITKASPARAIPSDAAWRKTDTVWMLGLYGTAIGAGVLFLPINAGIGGLLPLLIMALIAFPMTFFAHRGMTRFVLSGNGKCNDITDVVKEHFGNRMGNLITLLYFFAIYPILLVYSVAITNTVESFIVHQLGYSAPPRALLALLLIVGLMMIIWLGKDIIVKSMSVLVFPFVAVLVFLSFYLIPYWSGAIFHAPLVQPQADGGGLLSTLWLAVPVMVFSFNHSPIISSFAMSKREEYGDAAESKCSRILACSHVMMVLTVMFFVFSCALSLSPENMQEAKEQNISMLSYLANHFDNPFIASLGPIIAFVAIAKSFLGHYLGASEGFSGLVTSALQARGKEISAGAMGKITAVFMLLTAWLVATINPSILGMIETLGGPVIAMLLFLMPMYAINKVPAMARYRGLASNYFVWAVGLVALTATVYKLM; encoded by the coding sequence ATGGACATAACAAAAGCTTCCCCCGCGCGGGCTATCCCGTCCGACGCGGCCTGGCGCAAAACCGATACGGTATGGATGTTGGGACTTTATGGCACGGCTATCGGCGCCGGCGTTTTGTTCCTGCCCATTAATGCAGGTATCGGCGGGCTGCTGCCGCTGCTTATCATGGCGCTTATTGCCTTTCCCATGACCTTTTTCGCCCACCGGGGCATGACGCGGTTCGTGCTGTCGGGCAACGGTAAATGCAACGACATTACCGATGTGGTGAAGGAGCATTTCGGTAACCGCATGGGTAACCTTATTACGCTACTGTATTTCTTCGCCATCTATCCGATCCTGCTGGTCTACAGTGTCGCTATCACCAATACCGTCGAGAGTTTCATCGTGCATCAGCTCGGCTACAGCGCGCCGCCGCGGGCTTTGCTGGCGCTGCTGTTGATAGTGGGGCTGATGATGATTATCTGGCTCGGGAAGGACATTATCGTCAAGTCAATGAGCGTGCTGGTGTTCCCTTTCGTCGCGGTGCTGGTGTTTTTGTCGTTCTATTTAATTCCGTACTGGAGCGGCGCGATATTTCATGCGCCGCTGGTGCAGCCGCAGGCCGACGGCGGCGGGCTGCTCAGCACCCTGTGGTTAGCGGTGCCGGTCATGGTGTTTTCCTTTAATCATTCCCCTATCATCTCGTCATTCGCCATGTCTAAACGCGAAGAATATGGCGATGCGGCCGAATCGAAATGCTCCCGCATCCTGGCCTGTAGCCATGTAATGATGGTGTTGACCGTGATGTTTTTCGTTTTTAGCTGCGCTTTAAGCCTTTCGCCGGAAAACATGCAGGAGGCCAAGGAGCAAAATATTTCTATGCTGTCGTATCTGGCCAACCATTTTGATAATCCCTTTATCGCCTCGCTCGGGCCGATTATCGCTTTTGTCGCCATCGCCAAATCCTTTTTGGGGCACTATCTCGGCGCCAGCGAAGGGTTTAGCGGGCTGGTAACCTCGGCCCTGCAGGCGCGCGGCAAGGAAATTTCCGCCGGCGCCATGGGCAAGATAACCGCCGTATTCATGCTCTTGACCGCTTGGCTGGTCGCCACTATCAACCCAAGCATTCTCGGGATGATTGAAACCTTGGGCGGCCCGGTTATCGCCATGCTGCTGTTCTTGATGCCGATGTACGCCATCAACAAAGTGCCCGCTATGGCGCGCTATCGCGGATTGGCGAGCAATTATTTTGTTTGGGCGGTTGGGCTCGTCGCGCTGACCGCGACCGTCTATAAGCTCATGTGA
- a CDS encoding PQQ-dependent sugar dehydrogenase, with translation MRGLLVLLFATGLLGLPLAANAARTQVTEVLGGLEHPWSLAFLNDAGGMLITERPGRLRYWQPGASLSPPISGVPAVYAHGQGGLFDVLPAPDFAQSRRIYLSFAEQGKQDAGTAVGYGRLSEDNRHLADFNIIFRQGPKLSSGEHFGGRLAFDRQGMLYISLGENNRRPTAQSLSKHQGKVVRLHANGEVPEDNPFVHQENARPEIWTYGHRNPQGLAMNPWTGDMWENEHGPRGGDEINILHKGANYGWPIATYGINYSGLKIPEARGGIVEGTDQPVWFWQHSPAVSGMAFYQSERFPAWRHSLFIGALKTKALLRLSLKGNDVVSEQRLLTDRAERIRDVRAGPDGYLYVLTDDRNGKLLRVGLEED, from the coding sequence ATGCGAGGGTTGCTCGTTTTGTTATTTGCCACCGGCCTGCTGGGATTGCCCCTGGCGGCCAATGCCGCCCGCACCCAGGTCACGGAAGTACTCGGCGGTTTGGAACACCCTTGGTCTTTGGCGTTTCTAAACGATGCCGGCGGGATGCTTATCACCGAACGACCGGGCCGGTTGCGCTATTGGCAGCCCGGTGCGTCGCTGTCGCCGCCGATCAGCGGCGTGCCGGCGGTGTATGCCCACGGGCAGGGAGGGCTGTTCGACGTCCTGCCCGCGCCGGATTTCGCCCAATCCCGACGGATTTACCTCAGCTTCGCCGAGCAGGGCAAACAGGATGCGGGCACCGCGGTCGGCTATGGTCGTCTGTCGGAAGACAACCGCCATCTCGCCGATTTCAACATCATTTTTCGCCAGGGGCCGAAACTGTCCAGCGGCGAGCATTTCGGCGGCCGGCTGGCGTTTGATCGCCAGGGCATGCTCTATATCAGCCTGGGGGAAAACAATCGCCGCCCCACCGCTCAGTCCCTCAGCAAGCATCAGGGCAAAGTAGTGCGCCTGCACGCCAACGGCGAGGTGCCGGAGGACAATCCCTTTGTGCATCAGGAGAACGCGCGGCCGGAAATCTGGACCTACGGCCACCGCAACCCGCAGGGGCTGGCCATGAATCCCTGGACCGGCGATATGTGGGAGAATGAACACGGCCCGCGCGGCGGAGACGAAATAAATATCCTGCATAAAGGCGCCAATTACGGCTGGCCGATCGCCACTTATGGCATCAATTATTCCGGGTTGAAGATCCCCGAGGCGCGCGGCGGCATCGTCGAGGGGACCGATCAGCCGGTTTGGTTTTGGCAACATTCACCGGCGGTAAGCGGAATGGCGTTTTATCAGAGCGAGCGCTTTCCCGCCTGGCGCCATTCGCTGTTCATCGGCGCGCTAAAAACCAAGGCGCTGTTGCGCCTTAGCCTGAAGGGAAACGATGTGGTGTCGGAGCAGCGCTTGCTTACGGATCGCGCCGAGCGTATCCGCGATGTCCGCGCCGGCCCCGACGGTTACCTCTATGTGCTGACCGATGATCGCAACGGTAAGCTGTTGCGGGTGGGCCTGGAGGAGGACTAA
- a CDS encoding inner membrane protein YbjM: MAIHRYNAGIAVSSLVFVLIFISQKTALLSLAAEGHGGQFGLLLFMLPGILGALLAGNNKLVYPSLGALLAAAVCWLLFNIGVTTGYSLWHQLTYLLSAVFWCGFGALGCCFAGMLMHHPAH, encoded by the coding sequence ATGGCGATTCATCGGTATAACGCGGGCATTGCGGTCAGCTCGCTGGTTTTTGTGCTTATTTTCATCAGTCAAAAAACCGCTCTGCTGTCCTTGGCCGCAGAGGGCCACGGCGGGCAATTCGGCCTGCTGCTGTTTATGCTGCCCGGTATACTCGGCGCACTGCTGGCGGGCAACAATAAGCTGGTTTACCCGTCGCTGGGCGCACTGCTGGCCGCGGCGGTCTGTTGGCTGCTGTTCAATATCGGCGTTACGACCGGCTACAGCCTGTGGCATCAGCTGACTTATCTGTTGAGCGCCGTGTTCTGGTGCGGTTTTGGCGCGCTGGGCTGCTGCTTCGCCGGGATGCTGATGCACCATCCGGCCCATTGA
- a CDS encoding YbjN domain-containing protein has protein sequence MDSLVVPDLDILRRWLEKLNLSFYECDSCQALHLPHMQNFDGIFDAKVDLVDNVILFSAMAEVRPTALIALVGDLSQINASSLTVKAFIDIQDDNLPKLVACQALVSAAGVTLGQFRHFMQQAEEQISMLIMEARANDLLFMGEEDDSDAHAPSTPVIH, from the coding sequence ATGGATTCACTTGTCGTACCGGATCTGGATATCCTGAGGCGCTGGCTGGAGAAGCTGAATTTATCATTCTATGAATGTGACTCTTGCCAGGCGTTGCACTTGCCGCATATGCAGAATTTCGACGGTATTTTTGATGCCAAGGTCGATCTGGTTGACAATGTCATCTTGTTTTCCGCTATGGCGGAGGTACGGCCGACGGCCCTTATCGCCCTGGTGGGGGATTTGAGCCAGATCAACGCCAGTTCGCTGACGGTGAAAGCGTTCATCGATATTCAAGACGACAACTTGCCCAAACTTGTGGCCTGCCAGGCCCTGGTCAGCGCCGCCGGGGTGACCCTCGGCCAGTTTCGCCACTTTATGCAGCAGGCGGAGGAGCAGATTTCCATGCTGATTATGGAGGCGCGCGCCAACGATCTGTTATTTATGGGTGAAGAGGACGACAGCGACGCCCATGCCCCTTCAACGCCGGTGATTCATTAA
- a CDS encoding serine hydrolase has protein sequence MMKPVFSTQRYALALGTLLVLAIPVAHAAEAPPAAPEINARAYILMDYQSGKVLAQANADQRLDPASLTKIMSSYVIGQAMKAGKIHPADKVTIGKDAWATGNPVLRGSSLMFLKPGEQVTVDDLNKGIVIQSGNDASIALADHVAGSQDAFVSLMNQYAAALGLKNTHFLTVHGLDAQGQYSTARDMAILSQALIRNAPDEYALHKEKEFTYNKIKQPNRNRLLWSGNLAVDGVKTGYTSGAGHNLVASATDNGMRLISVVLGAPTDGIRFRESEKLLTWGFRFYETVMPIPKDRPFTQQRVWFGDRSQVNLGVAQDAAITLPKGQLKNLKASFTLSSPHLEAPLAKDQVVGTINFSLDGNVIEQRPLVVMEEVKKGGIFRTLWDWILLKIHGLFS, from the coding sequence ATGATGAAACCTGTTTTCAGCACTCAACGTTATGCCCTTGCTTTGGGCACCTTACTGGTTCTTGCCATCCCTGTTGCCCACGCCGCTGAGGCCCCGCCCGCCGCGCCGGAAATCAACGCCCGCGCGTATATCCTGATGGATTACCAAAGCGGCAAGGTGCTGGCACAAGCCAATGCCGATCAGCGCCTAGACCCCGCGAGCCTCACCAAAATCATGTCCAGCTATGTCATTGGGCAGGCGATGAAGGCCGGCAAAATTCATCCGGCGGACAAAGTGACGATCGGTAAAGACGCCTGGGCCACCGGCAATCCGGTTCTGCGCGGCTCGTCGCTGATGTTCCTGAAACCGGGCGAACAGGTGACGGTCGATGATCTCAATAAAGGTATTGTTATCCAATCCGGCAATGACGCCAGCATCGCGCTGGCGGACCACGTTGCCGGTAGCCAGGACGCCTTTGTCAGTTTGATGAATCAGTACGCCGCGGCGCTGGGGCTGAAGAACACCCATTTTCTGACGGTACACGGCCTCGATGCGCAAGGGCAGTACAGCACCGCGCGCGACATGGCCATTCTCAGCCAGGCGCTGATTCGCAATGCGCCGGACGAGTACGCGCTGCACAAAGAGAAAGAGTTCACCTACAACAAAATCAAACAGCCTAACCGTAATCGTCTGTTGTGGAGCGGTAATTTGGCCGTCGATGGCGTGAAAACCGGTTATACCAGCGGCGCCGGTCACAATCTGGTGGCGTCGGCCACCGATAACGGCATGCGGCTCATTTCCGTGGTGCTGGGCGCGCCGACCGATGGTATTCGCTTTCGCGAGAGTGAGAAGTTGTTGACCTGGGGATTCCGGTTTTATGAAACCGTGATGCCTATTCCGAAAGACCGCCCCTTTACTCAACAGCGGGTGTGGTTTGGCGATCGCAGCCAGGTGAATTTAGGCGTCGCGCAGGATGCGGCGATTACCTTGCCGAAAGGGCAATTGAAAAACCTGAAGGCGTCCTTCACGCTCTCCTCCCCGCATCTGGAAGCGCCGCTGGCCAAGGATCAGGTGGTGGGCACCATCAACTTCAGTCTGGACGGCAATGTCATCGAGCAGCGCCCGCTGGTGGTGATGGAGGAGGTGAAGAAAGGCGGCATTTTCCGCACGCTGTGGGACTGGATCTTACTGAAGATCCACGGTTTGTTCAGCTAA
- the potG gene encoding putrescine ABC transporter ATP-binding subunit PotG yields the protein MNDALPRPPSNSARKMVTPLLEIRNLTKSFDGQMAVDDVSLTIYKGEMFALLGASGCGKSTLLRMLAGFETPTHGAIVLDGQDLSHTPPYQRPINMMFQSYALFPHMTVEQNIAFGLKQDKLPRAEIKQRVDEMLAMVHMQEYAARKPHQLSGGQRQRVALARSLAKRPKLLLLDEPMGALDKKLRDRMQLEVVDILERVGVTCVMVTHDQEEAMTMAGRIAIMNRGKFVQIGEPEEIYEHPNSRFSAEFIGSVNMFEGLLKARSDNALILQSPGLLSPLRVNTDVSVVDGVPVHVALRPEKIMLCEGAPADGCNFAVGEVINIAYLGDLSIYHVRLNSGQIISAQLTNAHRYRKGAPTWGDQVNLCWDADSCIVLTV from the coding sequence GTGAACGATGCACTACCCCGTCCGCCGTCCAACAGCGCCCGCAAAATGGTGACGCCTTTGCTGGAAATCCGCAATCTGACCAAAAGCTTTGACGGACAGATGGCGGTGGATGATGTCAGTCTGACTATCTATAAAGGGGAGATGTTCGCCCTGTTGGGGGCTTCCGGCTGCGGCAAGTCCACTCTGCTGCGGATGCTGGCGGGATTCGAGACGCCGACTCACGGCGCCATTGTTCTTGATGGTCAGGACCTCTCCCATACGCCGCCCTATCAGCGTCCGATCAATATGATGTTCCAATCCTATGCGCTGTTCCCCCACATGACGGTGGAGCAGAATATTGCCTTCGGCCTGAAACAGGACAAGCTGCCGCGCGCGGAGATAAAACAGCGGGTGGATGAGATGTTGGCGATGGTGCATATGCAGGAATACGCGGCGCGTAAACCCCATCAGCTGTCCGGCGGCCAGCGGCAACGGGTGGCGCTGGCGCGCAGCCTGGCCAAACGGCCCAAGCTGCTGCTGCTGGATGAACCGATGGGCGCGCTGGATAAGAAACTGCGCGATCGCATGCAGCTAGAAGTGGTGGACATTCTTGAGCGGGTCGGCGTGACCTGCGTCATGGTCACCCACGATCAGGAAGAAGCGATGACCATGGCGGGCCGTATCGCCATCATGAACCGCGGCAAGTTTGTGCAAATCGGCGAGCCGGAGGAAATTTATGAGCACCCCAACAGCCGGTTCAGCGCCGAATTCATCGGCTCGGTAAATATGTTCGAGGGGTTGCTTAAAGCGCGTTCCGACAATGCGCTGATTTTGCAAAGCCCGGGCCTGCTGTCTCCGCTGCGGGTCAATACCGATGTTTCGGTGGTGGACGGCGTGCCGGTTCACGTAGCGCTGCGGCCGGAAAAAATTATGCTGTGCGAGGGCGCGCCGGCGGACGGCTGTAACTTCGCCGTCGGGGAAGTGATCAATATCGCCTACTTGGGGGATTTGTCCATTTACCACGTCCGCCTGAACAGCGGCCAGATTATCAGCGCCCAGCTGACCAATGCCCACCGTTACCGCAAGGGCGCGCCCACCTGGGGCGACCAGGTAAACCTGTGCTGGGATGCGGATAGCTGTATTGTGCTTACCGTCTAG
- a CDS encoding glutathione S-transferase: MLTIWGRENSVNVKKVLWCAAELQLVFNFIPAGGQYGKNQDAPFLSLNPNGLVPCLQDDENDLVLWESNTIVRYLAARYGQDVWLLSDAAERARNEKWMDWTLSLLAPALQPLFVSLVRTPAKQRDPAAIERGIAACEKLFAIADGALEKQPWFAGDAFGIGDIPLGCLAYNWFNLAIERQPRPRLEAWYQALCERTAYQQRVMLPLS; encoded by the coding sequence ATGTTAACGATTTGGGGTCGTGAAAATTCGGTCAACGTCAAAAAGGTACTGTGGTGCGCGGCGGAGCTGCAGCTGGTGTTTAATTTCATCCCGGCGGGGGGCCAATACGGTAAGAATCAGGATGCCCCCTTCTTGTCGCTGAATCCCAACGGGCTGGTCCCCTGCCTGCAGGATGATGAAAACGATTTGGTCCTGTGGGAATCCAATACCATTGTACGCTACCTCGCCGCTCGCTACGGTCAGGATGTCTGGCTGCTCAGCGATGCCGCGGAGCGGGCGCGCAATGAAAAATGGATGGACTGGACGCTGTCGTTACTGGCCCCCGCGCTGCAGCCGCTGTTTGTCAGCCTGGTGCGCACGCCCGCCAAACAACGCGACCCGGCGGCCATCGAGCGCGGTATTGCGGCCTGTGAGAAGCTGTTCGCCATCGCCGACGGCGCGCTGGAGAAGCAGCCGTGGTTTGCCGGCGACGCTTTCGGCATTGGCGATATTCCTCTCGGATGCCTGGCCTATAATTGGTTCAACCTGGCCATTGAGCGGCAACCCCGCCCGCGCTTGGAGGCCTGGTATCAGGCGTTGTGCGAACGAACGGCCTATCAACAGCGGGTCATGCTGCCGCTCAGTTGA
- a CDS encoding 5'-nucleotidase, lipoprotein e(P4) family, with the protein MQRLTRGIALLALGCLISGCAPRQPPAATASTAQAQLTSQTVMAVNWMQQSGEISALAYQAFNSAQTAFLQAKARPGMKKAVVVDLDETMIDNSAYAGWQIKHAQPFSEQTWSQWTQAREAKAMPGAVAFSQFVAQHGGRMFYVSNRAQADFVATVDNLKALGFADVTPQSLLLKPSSGSSDKTARFHEVEQQGYDIVVYVGDNLNDFSGEPYHRLNSERRDFVNRHQGDFGRKYIVLPNPSYGDWEGGLSKDYWPASDEQKLKIRAERIDAWDGK; encoded by the coding sequence ATGCAGAGGTTAACCCGCGGTATCGCCCTACTCGCCCTTGGCTGCCTAATAAGCGGCTGCGCCCCGCGTCAGCCACCCGCCGCGACGGCGTCGACGGCCCAGGCGCAATTGACCAGTCAAACGGTCATGGCGGTGAACTGGATGCAGCAATCCGGCGAAATCAGCGCGCTCGCCTATCAGGCGTTTAACAGCGCCCAAACGGCGTTTTTACAAGCCAAGGCGCGGCCGGGGATGAAGAAAGCCGTGGTGGTGGATTTGGATGAAACCATGATCGACAACAGCGCTTATGCCGGTTGGCAGATTAAACACGCGCAACCGTTTAGCGAGCAAACCTGGAGTCAATGGACCCAGGCGCGCGAAGCCAAAGCCATGCCGGGCGCCGTGGCCTTTTCCCAATTCGTGGCCCAGCATGGCGGACGCATGTTTTACGTCTCCAACCGCGCGCAAGCGGATTTCGTCGCCACCGTGGATAATCTGAAAGCGCTGGGCTTTGCCGACGTGACGCCGCAAAGTCTGCTGCTAAAACCCTCCAGCGGCAGTTCCGACAAAACCGCCCGCTTCCACGAGGTGGAGCAGCAGGGCTACGACATTGTCGTCTATGTCGGGGACAATCTGAACGATTTCAGCGGCGAGCCCTATCACCGGCTTAATAGCGAACGTCGGGATTTCGTCAACCGTCATCAGGGCGATTTCGGCCGTAAATACATTGTGCTGCCTAACCCGAGTTACGGCGATTGGGAAGGCGGGCTGTCGAAGGATTATTGGCCCGCCAGCGATGAGCAGAAGCTGAAAATCCGCGCCGAGCGCATTGATGCCTGGGACGGCAAATAA